A part of Myxococcota bacterium genomic DNA contains:
- a CDS encoding 6-phosphofructokinase — MTDSRACVGLLVGGGPAPGINGVVSAATIEARNRGARVIGILDGFEWLARGDTQHAQPLEIRDVSRIHFRGGSILRTSRTNPTKDPAKLEAVVRALGELGVRWLITIGGDDTAFSASRVAAQAGGALSVVHVPKTIDNDLPLPGGIVTFGFETARHVGVSLVESLMEDARATSRWYLLVAMGRKAGHLALGIGKAAGATLTLIPEEFSGQKLRLSRLADVIEGSIIKRRAHGDENGTVVLAEGIAELLDPADLEGMEDAERDDHGHVRLSELPLGDLLKREIKAR; from the coding sequence ATGACGGATTCGCGTGCGTGCGTGGGGTTGCTCGTCGGCGGAGGGCCTGCGCCCGGGATCAACGGAGTCGTCTCGGCGGCGACCATCGAGGCGCGCAATCGCGGCGCGCGCGTGATCGGCATCCTCGACGGCTTCGAGTGGCTGGCGCGGGGAGACACCCAGCACGCCCAGCCGCTCGAGATCCGCGACGTGTCTCGCATCCACTTTCGCGGCGGCTCGATCCTGCGCACCTCGCGCACCAATCCGACCAAGGACCCCGCCAAGCTCGAGGCGGTGGTGCGGGCGCTCGGCGAGCTGGGCGTGCGCTGGTTGATCACGATCGGCGGCGACGACACCGCGTTCTCGGCCAGCCGCGTCGCGGCGCAGGCGGGCGGCGCGCTCTCGGTGGTGCACGTGCCCAAGACCATCGACAACGACCTGCCGCTGCCCGGCGGCATCGTGACCTTCGGCTTCGAGACCGCGCGCCACGTCGGCGTGTCACTCGTCGAGAGCCTGATGGAGGACGCGCGCGCGACCAGCCGCTGGTATCTGCTCGTGGCCATGGGCCGCAAGGCGGGCCACCTGGCGCTGGGCATCGGCAAGGCCGCGGGCGCCACGCTCACGCTGATTCCCGAGGAGTTCTCGGGCCAGAAGCTGCGGCTGTCGCGGCTGGCCGACGTGATCGAGGGCTCGATCATCAAGCGGCGTGCGCACGGCGACGAGAACGGCACGGTGGTTCTGGCGGAGGGCATCGCGGAGCTGCTCGACCCCGCGGACCTCGAGGGCATGGAGGACGCCGAGCGCGACGACCACGGCCACGTGCGGCTGTCCGAGCTGCCGCTGGGCGACCTGCTCAAGCGCGAGATCAAGGCGCG
- a CDS encoding AAA family ATPase, translated as MNEIERKRAANLWEPFARKFPPVAKACVFTATPAVDLHDIGGLEDAKDEILTYACAATEPKIYQRWGTFSPSGLLLIGPDASGKSLLAGALATRTETPFLRIRVARLALQLLHAGGKAGDLLQGWQETLLEIKRVTAYFDELDFAHDPSLGAPRMDLPASQLSDFLLELIDTTISVVGSLTLGATSRPDTLSPIYFQPGRFERIVSVNPAVPGDVIAALEIHAAAAEQRAGRKLFAKIDWPRAIEQNREAAIGSWVQLLHAVLRRKARCEAASELAGEVTTEDVMAEVDRFKRATLRLPTTSGRYL; from the coding sequence TTGAACGAGATCGAGCGCAAGCGTGCGGCCAATCTGTGGGAGCCCTTTGCGCGCAAGTTCCCGCCGGTCGCCAAGGCCTGCGTGTTCACCGCGACTCCGGCGGTCGACCTGCACGACATCGGCGGGCTCGAGGACGCCAAAGACGAGATCCTCACCTACGCCTGCGCCGCGACCGAGCCCAAGATCTACCAGCGCTGGGGCACGTTCTCGCCCTCGGGGCTGTTGTTGATCGGGCCCGACGCGTCGGGAAAGTCACTGCTCGCGGGGGCGCTGGCCACGCGCACCGAGACGCCGTTCCTGCGCATCCGTGTGGCGCGCCTGGCGCTCCAGCTGCTGCACGCCGGCGGCAAGGCCGGCGACCTGTTGCAGGGCTGGCAGGAGACCTTGCTCGAGATCAAGCGAGTCACCGCCTACTTCGACGAGCTCGACTTCGCGCACGACCCGTCGCTGGGTGCGCCGCGCATGGACCTGCCCGCGAGCCAGCTGTCGGACTTCCTGCTCGAGCTGATCGACACCACCATCTCGGTGGTCGGGTCACTCACGCTGGGCGCCACCAGCCGCCCCGACACGCTGTCGCCGATCTACTTCCAGCCCGGGCGCTTCGAGCGCATCGTGTCCGTGAATCCCGCCGTCCCGGGCGACGTGATCGCCGCGCTCGAAATCCACGCCGCTGCGGCCGAGCAGCGCGCGGGGCGCAAGCTGTTCGCCAAGATCGACTGGCCGCGCGCGATCGAGCAGAACCGCGAGGCGGCGATCGGCAGCTGGGTGCAGCTGCTGCACGCGGTGCTGCGCCGCAAGGCGCGCTGCGAGGCGGCCTCCGAGCTCGCGGGCGAAGTCACGACCGAAGACGTGATGGCCGAGGTCGACCGCTTCAAGCGCGCGACGCTGCGGCTGCCGACGACCAGCGGCCGCTATCTCTGA
- a CDS encoding superoxide dismutase, whose translation MEFELAPLPYEKSALEPYVSGLTIDVHYERHHRGYLEKLKELIGGTRDAERSLAELVEHSEGEVLHNAAQVWNHDFYWRSLTPVTRTEPPAPLRRAIDESFRSVGALRWQLAAAANALFGSGYAWLVVDRAGALRVLQLPNADNPMRQGLTPLLTIDVWEHAYYLDRRNRRADYVAGVVDHLLNWEFAAKNFSAQSAQR comes from the coding sequence ATGGAATTCGAACTCGCGCCCCTGCCCTACGAGAAGAGTGCGCTCGAGCCCTATGTGAGTGGGCTCACCATCGACGTCCACTATGAGCGTCACCACCGCGGGTATCTCGAAAAGCTCAAGGAGCTGATCGGCGGCACACGCGACGCGGAGCGCTCGCTGGCGGAGCTGGTGGAGCATTCCGAGGGCGAGGTGCTGCACAACGCCGCGCAGGTCTGGAACCACGACTTCTACTGGCGCAGCCTCACGCCAGTGACTCGCACGGAGCCGCCCGCGCCGTTGCGCCGCGCGATCGACGAATCGTTCCGCAGCGTCGGCGCGCTGCGCTGGCAGCTCGCGGCCGCGGCCAACGCGCTGTTCGGCTCCGGCTACGCCTGGCTGGTCGTGGACCGCGCGGGCGCGCTACGCGTGCTGCAGCTGCCCAATGCCGACAATCCGATGCGCCAGGGACTCACTCCGCTGCTCACGATCGACGTCTGGGAGCACGCCTACTACCTCGACCGGCGCAACCGGCGCGCCGACTACGTGGCCGGCGTGGTCGACCACCTGCTGAACTGGGAGTTCGCGGCCAAGAACTTCAGCGCGCAGTCCGCTCAGAGATAG
- a CDS encoding sigma-54 dependent transcriptional regulator encodes MDPQTALVIDDDPEFRESMAKLVEHEGFQVRQAASLAETRSLLARVSPDLVLMDLALPDGEGLELARDEAVGQGTAFVVVTGQGSVDTAVESLQKGALDYLTKPVDRRRLTTVLAHVRRQTVLRREVASLREDLRELGRFGPLIGRAKPMQEVYDLVARVAPTEATVFITGQSGTGMELVAHTVHELSRRRDQPMVAVNCGAVTPTLIESELFGHERGSFTGAERRHIGLFERANGGTVFLDEITEMPIELQVKLLRVLENRTLNRVGSTEPIPVDVRVIAASNREPKAAVEEGTLREDLLYRLNVFPIDLPPLRERGMDVILLAEHFLSEVNRRESSDKRFSESAHQRLLELGWPGNVRELRNAVERAAILADRAIGPEDLPPLDAVASTQAPGSSAVLRVEVGASIAEVERRLILATLDQLSGDKKRAAEILGISLKTLYTRLGVYSAAANGHL; translated from the coding sequence ATGGACCCCCAAACCGCACTAGTGATCGATGACGACCCCGAGTTCCGGGAGAGCATGGCGAAACTCGTGGAGCACGAGGGCTTCCAGGTGCGCCAGGCCGCGTCCCTCGCCGAGACGCGTTCGCTCCTGGCCCGAGTCTCACCGGACCTGGTGCTGATGGACCTGGCGCTGCCCGACGGCGAGGGCCTGGAGCTCGCGCGCGACGAGGCGGTGGGCCAGGGCACGGCCTTCGTCGTGGTCACGGGACAGGGCAGCGTGGACACCGCGGTCGAGTCACTGCAGAAGGGCGCGCTCGACTATCTCACGAAGCCCGTCGACCGGCGCCGCCTGACGACGGTGCTGGCGCACGTGCGGCGTCAGACGGTGCTGCGCCGCGAGGTGGCGTCCCTGCGCGAGGACCTGCGCGAGCTCGGCCGCTTCGGGCCGCTGATCGGGCGCGCGAAGCCGATGCAGGAGGTGTACGACCTGGTGGCGCGCGTCGCGCCGACCGAGGCGACCGTCTTCATCACGGGCCAGAGCGGCACCGGCATGGAGCTGGTCGCACACACCGTGCACGAGCTGTCGCGCCGGCGCGACCAGCCGATGGTGGCCGTGAACTGCGGCGCAGTCACTCCGACCCTGATCGAGAGCGAGCTGTTCGGGCACGAGCGCGGCAGCTTCACGGGCGCCGAGCGCAGACACATCGGCCTGTTCGAGCGCGCGAACGGCGGCACGGTGTTCCTGGACGAGATCACCGAGATGCCGATCGAGCTGCAGGTGAAGCTCCTGCGCGTGCTCGAGAACCGCACGCTGAACCGCGTGGGCTCGACCGAGCCCATCCCGGTCGACGTGCGCGTGATCGCCGCCTCGAACCGCGAGCCCAAGGCCGCCGTCGAGGAGGGTACGCTGCGCGAGGACCTGCTGTATCGCCTGAACGTGTTCCCGATCGACCTGCCGCCGCTGCGCGAGCGCGGCATGGACGTGATCCTCCTGGCCGAGCACTTCCTCTCCGAGGTGAATCGGCGCGAGTCGAGTGACAAGCGCTTCTCGGAGTCGGCGCACCAGCGCTTGCTCGAGCTGGGCTGGCCCGGGAACGTGCGCGAGCTGCGCAACGCGGTGGAGCGCGCCGCGATCCTGGCCGACCGCGCGATCGGTCCCGAGGACCTGCCACCGCTCGACGCGGTGGCCAGCACTCAGGCGCCGGGCTCGAGCGCGGTGCTGCGCGTCGAGGTCGGCGCGTCGATCGCGGAAGTGGAGCGAAGGCTGATCCTGGCCACGCTCGACCAGCTCTCCGGCGACAAGAAGCGCGCCGCAGAGATTCTCGGCATCAGCTTGAAGACCTTGTACACACGGCTCGGTGTGTACTCGGCGGCGGCCAACGGACACCTCTGA
- a CDS encoding response regulator produces MLLWVDDDWDEISVVMRAFKRAKVPIDVRIASDGLEALQALHLGSSSAEGPLRPQVIFLDLHMPRIDGFDLLRALRELPETKDIPIVVVSSSNSPEDIRRSYELGANSYLVKEYNALEPGAAIADAARYWTQLNRVPVADHDHH; encoded by the coding sequence GTGCTGTTGTGGGTGGACGATGACTGGGACGAGATCTCGGTGGTGATGCGGGCGTTCAAACGGGCGAAGGTCCCGATCGACGTGCGCATCGCGAGCGACGGCCTCGAGGCGCTGCAGGCCCTGCATCTGGGCTCGAGCTCCGCGGAAGGACCGCTGCGCCCACAGGTGATCTTCCTCGACCTGCACATGCCGCGCATCGACGGCTTCGACTTGCTGCGCGCCCTGCGCGAGCTGCCCGAGACGAAGGACATTCCGATCGTGGTGGTGTCGTCGTCCAACTCACCCGAGGACATCCGCCGCTCCTACGAGCTCGGGGCGAACAGCTATCTCGTCAAGGAATACAACGCCCTCGAACCTGGCGCCGCGATTGCAGATGCCGCGCGCTACTGGACGCAGCTCAACCGCGTGCCCGTCGCCGACCACGACCACCACTAA
- a CDS encoding ATP-binding protein yields MRREGKANDSRGELEALYRAVSHELRSPLGAVLNYASILELDHGDALSAGAHELIARLRRSADAAVTLLDSLARLAQVERAPVEPAPVDLAAVARKAWDAVKPPKLRAELELGALAEPVADPALLQTALEELFANAIKFSETREKAKVAVSALRSDSGGVLICVRDEGVGFDPQFAPKLFQVFSRLHPRGTYPGAGVGLAVVRRIAERHGGAVWAESEREAGARFFLELPAGETRP; encoded by the coding sequence ATGCGACGAGAGGGAAAAGCGAACGATTCACGAGGCGAGCTGGAAGCGCTCTATCGCGCCGTGTCTCACGAGCTGCGCTCGCCGTTGGGCGCGGTCCTGAACTACGCGTCGATCCTCGAGCTCGATCATGGCGACGCCCTCAGTGCCGGGGCGCACGAGCTGATCGCGCGGCTGCGGCGCAGCGCGGATGCGGCGGTCACCCTGCTCGACTCACTCGCCCGCCTGGCGCAGGTCGAGCGGGCGCCGGTGGAGCCGGCGCCGGTCGATCTGGCCGCGGTCGCGCGCAAGGCCTGGGACGCGGTGAAGCCGCCGAAGCTGCGCGCAGAGCTCGAGCTGGGCGCGCTGGCCGAGCCGGTGGCCGATCCCGCGCTCCTGCAGACGGCGCTCGAGGAGCTGTTCGCGAATGCGATCAAGTTCTCGGAGACGCGCGAGAAAGCCAAGGTGGCAGTCTCCGCGCTGCGGAGTGACTCGGGCGGCGTGCTGATCTGCGTGCGCGACGAAGGCGTCGGCTTCGACCCGCAGTTCGCGCCCAAGCTGTTCCAGGTCTTCTCGCGCCTGCACCCGCGCGGCACCTACCCGGGCGCTGGCGTCGGGCTCGCGGTGGTGCGGCGCATCGCGGAGCGCCACGGCGGCGCCGTCTGGGCCGAGTCCGAGCGCGAGGCCGGCGCCCGGTTCTTCCTCGAGCTGCCGGCCGGCGAGACCCGGCCTTGA
- a CDS encoding carboxylesterase family protein has product MKAKLWLVVGFVALATPALAQTVVTSTGTVQGTTVGGVQKFLGIPFAEPPVGNLRWRRPVAKTPVVGTIDATTPKAACTQFLNTTTANGCRDNASQANGTLVGSEDCLTLSVWRPDAAAATPRRVMVWIHGGALTTGCAKDPLSEASDLALQGTSTGGPGQVVVAVQYRLGPMGFLALPELQSEDPNGSVGNYGLLDQALALQWVHDNAAAFGGDPNDVTIFGESAGGFSTYILEASPIAQANYTRVISESGMYGQAIPLQPGLGAPSGAFPDPNTTAFPRGVTVSSDPTLGCSDPSTRVACMRGKTTAQIFPVWGSPGGIGSIGGGATSPAIDNYVLTEQPSQMILESPAAPKPLLLGSNANELTIFTLTSPSLPNCAAYENTVRAALGTVAGNTVLGIYPCASFPTPIAAYRRVFEDILFVCPTFNVGKLISDKASTSYVYHFAYPPNPASILGAFHGSELFYVFGNTAGLSALGVTPDAGDALLSDAMQTAWTSYADNGVPIATPAWGPFAPGPGNPASEGSAFVWNLDAGNNLTNSYVQAGTLRDGRCAQLANPANNLNGDFDSFTNDRDNCPYATNTDQADAGSIGSDPSDGIGDRCQCGDVTDNGIVDGGDVARLRGVLAGGPALSIHGVSKCNVESNSAACDIVDVAVLRRRLATPTLGPGIQQVCAAANPA; this is encoded by the coding sequence ATGAAAGCGAAGCTCTGGCTCGTCGTCGGGTTCGTCGCGCTCGCCACTCCTGCCCTCGCACAGACCGTCGTCACCAGCACGGGGACCGTCCAGGGAACCACCGTCGGCGGCGTGCAGAAGTTCCTGGGCATTCCGTTCGCGGAGCCGCCCGTGGGGAACTTGCGCTGGCGCCGGCCCGTGGCGAAGACACCGGTCGTCGGCACGATCGACGCGACTACGCCGAAGGCCGCCTGCACGCAGTTCCTGAACACCACCACGGCGAACGGCTGCCGTGACAACGCGAGTCAGGCCAACGGAACGCTGGTCGGAAGCGAGGACTGTCTCACGCTCTCGGTCTGGCGGCCGGACGCGGCCGCGGCGACGCCGCGCCGGGTCATGGTCTGGATCCACGGCGGTGCGCTCACGACCGGCTGCGCGAAGGACCCGCTGTCCGAGGCCAGTGACCTGGCACTCCAGGGCACCTCGACGGGCGGGCCCGGTCAGGTGGTGGTCGCGGTCCAGTACCGGCTCGGCCCCATGGGCTTCCTGGCGCTGCCCGAGCTGCAGTCCGAGGACCCCAACGGCTCGGTCGGCAACTACGGCCTGCTCGACCAGGCGCTCGCCCTGCAGTGGGTGCACGACAATGCCGCGGCCTTCGGCGGCGACCCGAACGACGTGACCATCTTCGGTGAGTCGGCGGGCGGATTCTCGACTTACATCCTCGAGGCCTCGCCGATCGCCCAGGCGAACTACACGCGCGTGATCAGCGAGAGCGGCATGTACGGCCAGGCCATCCCGCTGCAGCCGGGGTTGGGCGCGCCCAGCGGTGCGTTCCCGGACCCGAACACCACCGCGTTCCCGCGCGGAGTCACGGTGTCGAGCGACCCCACCCTGGGCTGCAGCGATCCCTCGACTCGCGTCGCCTGCATGCGCGGCAAGACCACGGCGCAGATCTTCCCGGTTTGGGGCAGCCCGGGCGGCATCGGCTCGATCGGCGGCGGAGCGACCTCGCCCGCGATCGACAACTACGTGCTGACCGAGCAGCCGTCGCAGATGATCCTCGAGTCACCAGCCGCGCCCAAGCCGCTCCTGCTCGGCTCGAACGCCAACGAGCTCACGATCTTCACGCTCACTTCGCCGAGCCTGCCCAACTGCGCGGCCTACGAGAACACGGTGCGCGCGGCGCTCGGCACGGTCGCGGGCAACACGGTGCTCGGGATCTATCCGTGCGCCTCGTTCCCCACGCCGATCGCCGCCTATCGCCGCGTGTTCGAGGACATCCTGTTCGTGTGCCCGACCTTCAACGTGGGCAAGCTCATCTCGGACAAGGCCTCGACCTCGTACGTGTATCACTTCGCCTACCCGCCCAACCCCGCCTCGATCCTCGGCGCCTTCCACGGCAGCGAGCTGTTCTACGTGTTCGGGAACACCGCGGGCCTGAGCGCCCTTGGAGTGACTCCCGACGCCGGCGACGCGCTGCTCTCCGACGCCATGCAGACGGCGTGGACGAGCTACGCCGACAACGGCGTGCCGATCGCCACGCCGGCCTGGGGCCCGTTTGCGCCCGGACCGGGCAACCCGGCCTCAGAGGGCAGCGCCTTCGTCTGGAACCTCGATGCCGGCAACAACCTGACGAACAGCTACGTGCAGGCGGGCACGCTGCGCGACGGCCGCTGCGCACAGCTCGCGAACCCGGCGAACAACCTGAACGGTGACTTCGACTCGTTCACCAACGACCGCGACAACTGCCCCTACGCCACCAACACCGACCAGGCCGACGCCGGCTCGATCGGCAGCGATCCCTCCGACGGCATCGGCGACCGCTGCCAGTGCGGCGACGTGACCGACAACGGCATCGTCGACGGCGGCGACGTCGCGCGGCTGCGCGGCGTGCTGGCGGGCGGCCCCGCGCTCTCGATCCACGGCGTGTCGAAGTGCAACGTCGAGAGCAACTCCGCCGCGTGCGACATCGTCGACGTGGCGGTCCTGCGCCGCCGGCTCGCGACGCCCACCCTGGGTCCCGGGATCCAGCAGGTCTGCGCGGCGGCGAACCCGGCGTAA
- a CDS encoding acyl-CoA dehydrogenase — translation MSDPGLADEIEQLRLSASRFAAAELAPAARAAEQAGTWPPDRLEVLARLALRELDLPEEYGGAGAGCLAKVVVLETLAAGDAGGLAAADQPGMAAGALAVCPDTGLARAIADECLAGRAACAWLALDPEGPPAREVPWAPAWPAPRWVFVSRGESLEACEPVHPARPVRALAFGASGAVSLSLDGARVAGRWKLEARTALAVRGRARLWCAAVALGVAQSAFDATVAYTRDRVVFGKPVAHHQGNAFELAVAATNLQGARLLVRDAASSCDGLAADAGFWATQAWLAAVDAAVGVTDLGVQLLGGHGFLVDHLAEKRFREARMLGLLAGGRDLADADLADAVLGVPDPLAEAP, via the coding sequence GTGAGCGACCCGGGCCTGGCGGACGAGATCGAGCAACTGCGCCTGTCGGCGTCGCGCTTTGCGGCCGCGGAGCTCGCGCCGGCGGCGCGCGCGGCCGAGCAGGCTGGGACGTGGCCGCCGGACCGGCTCGAGGTGTTGGCCCGGCTCGCACTGCGCGAGCTCGACCTGCCGGAGGAGTACGGCGGAGCGGGCGCGGGCTGCCTCGCCAAGGTGGTCGTGCTCGAGACCCTCGCCGCCGGCGACGCGGGTGGGCTCGCGGCGGCAGACCAGCCCGGCATGGCGGCCGGGGCGCTCGCGGTCTGTCCCGACACGGGTCTCGCGCGCGCGATCGCGGACGAGTGTCTCGCGGGGCGCGCAGCCTGCGCCTGGCTGGCGCTCGATCCCGAGGGCCCGCCCGCGCGCGAGGTGCCCTGGGCGCCGGCCTGGCCCGCGCCGCGCTGGGTCTTCGTGAGCCGCGGAGAGTCACTCGAGGCGTGCGAGCCCGTGCACCCGGCCCGGCCCGTGCGCGCACTCGCGTTCGGAGCTTCGGGTGCGGTCTCGCTGTCACTCGACGGCGCGCGGGTGGCGGGCCGCTGGAAGCTCGAAGCCCGGACCGCGCTGGCCGTGCGCGGCCGAGCGCGCTTGTGGTGCGCGGCGGTCGCGCTGGGCGTGGCCCAATCCGCGTTCGACGCCACGGTCGCCTACACGCGCGACCGGGTGGTGTTCGGCAAGCCGGTCGCGCACCACCAGGGCAACGCCTTCGAGCTGGCGGTCGCGGCCACGAACCTGCAGGGCGCGCGGCTGTTGGTGCGCGACGCGGCGTCGAGCTGCGACGGGCTGGCGGCCGACGCGGGCTTCTGGGCCACGCAGGCCTGGCTGGCCGCGGTCGACGCCGCGGTGGGAGTCACCGACCTCGGCGTGCAGCTGCTGGGCGGCCACGGCTTCCTGGTCGATCACCTGGCCGAGAAGCGCTTCCGCGAAGCGCGCATGCTCGGGCTGCTCGCGGGCGGCCGTGACCTGGCCGACGCGGACCTCGCCGACGCGGTGCTCGGCGTTCCCGACCCGCTCGCGGAGGCGCCGTGA
- a CDS encoding acyl-CoA dehydrogenase family protein produces MTEPGAGSDVARIQTRARREGSDWRLDGAKMFCSNGARADWVVVWATVDPAKGRDGHRAFVVPRGTPGFELLKIEHKMGSRGYETASFALDGVRVPAENLLGGESAYRTREGFRGAMATFNLTRPIHAAQGVGMGRAAYDHALAFVKAEYPSHGLRRRRALERLAEIRRGLQTARLLCIDAVRLARRNQPNSLEASYAKLFAPPVVFRAIAAALDIVGEAGVRADAHLEKLYRDVKILDIGEGTQQVQRLVIARQLLGLPREA; encoded by the coding sequence ATGACCGAGCCCGGCGCGGGCAGCGACGTGGCGCGCATCCAGACGCGCGCGCGGCGCGAGGGTAGTGACTGGCGGCTCGACGGCGCGAAGATGTTCTGCTCCAACGGCGCGCGCGCCGACTGGGTGGTGGTCTGGGCGACCGTCGACCCGGCGAAGGGCCGCGACGGCCACCGCGCGTTCGTGGTGCCTCGGGGCACGCCGGGCTTCGAGCTGCTCAAGATCGAGCACAAGATGGGCTCGCGCGGCTACGAGACCGCGAGCTTCGCGCTCGACGGCGTGCGCGTGCCCGCGGAGAACCTCCTGGGTGGTGAGTCGGCGTACCGCACGCGCGAGGGCTTCCGCGGCGCGATGGCTACGTTCAACCTCACGCGGCCGATCCACGCCGCGCAGGGCGTCGGCATGGGGCGCGCCGCGTACGACCACGCGCTGGCGTTCGTGAAGGCCGAGTATCCGAGTCACGGGCTGCGCCGCCGCCGCGCGCTGGAGAGACTGGCCGAGATCCGCCGCGGGCTGCAGACCGCGCGCCTGCTGTGCATCGACGCGGTGCGGCTGGCGCGCCGCAACCAGCCCAACTCGCTCGAGGCCTCGTACGCCAAGCTGTTCGCGCCGCCGGTGGTGTTCCGGGCGATCGCGGCTGCGCTCGACATCGTGGGCGAGGCCGGCGTGCGCGCCGATGCGCACCTGGAGAAGCTCTACCGCGACGTGAAGATCCTGGACATCGGCGAGGGCACGCAGCAGGTGCAGAGACTCGTGATCGCCCGACAGCTCCTCGGCCTGCCGCGGGAGGCGTGA
- a CDS encoding CaiB/BaiF CoA-transferase family protein translates to MSRLPLDDVRVIDLTVARAGPTCVRQLADWGADVVRIEPPAVESVVGERRHGSDFQNLHRNKRALSLDLKSAEGRELLYRLVDRADVLVENMRPPVKHRLGFDWETLRARNPRLVYGSISGFGQDGPYAERGGVDQIAQGMGGLMSVTGMPGTEPTRVGIPVSDLSAGLYLAVGILVALHDRARTGQGRWVQTSLLESMIGMMDLQAVRWTIDHTVPAQEGNHHPQFLPMGCFRTSDGWVNVAGPGGRLLRNFCKAIGLPELPADPRFDSPAKRFAHRGELNEIVAARLRTRSTAEWIEALNQVGVPCGPVYRMDQVFADPQVTHLRMKSEVAHPALGTLALVRNAATMNDAAPSVRTPTPEAGQHTDEVLRELGLAPAEIQELRRKGIV, encoded by the coding sequence GTGAGTCGCCTGCCGCTCGACGACGTGCGCGTGATCGATCTCACGGTCGCGCGCGCCGGCCCGACCTGCGTGCGCCAGCTCGCCGATTGGGGCGCCGACGTGGTGCGCATCGAGCCGCCGGCCGTCGAGTCCGTGGTCGGGGAGCGCCGCCACGGCTCCGACTTCCAGAACCTGCACCGCAACAAGCGCGCGCTGTCACTCGACCTGAAGAGCGCCGAAGGCCGCGAGCTCCTGTACCGGCTCGTGGACCGCGCCGACGTGCTGGTCGAGAACATGCGTCCGCCCGTGAAGCACAGACTCGGCTTCGACTGGGAGACACTGCGCGCGCGCAACCCGCGCCTGGTCTACGGCTCGATCTCGGGCTTCGGCCAGGACGGGCCGTACGCCGAGCGGGGCGGCGTGGACCAGATCGCGCAGGGCATGGGCGGTCTGATGAGCGTGACCGGCATGCCCGGCACCGAGCCCACGCGCGTGGGCATCCCTGTGAGTGACCTCTCGGCCGGGCTGTATCTCGCGGTCGGCATCCTCGTCGCGCTGCACGACCGCGCGCGCACGGGGCAGGGCAGGTGGGTCCAGACCTCGCTGCTCGAGTCGATGATCGGCATGATGGACCTGCAGGCCGTGCGCTGGACCATCGACCACACCGTGCCGGCGCAGGAAGGCAATCACCACCCGCAGTTCCTGCCCATGGGCTGCTTCCGCACGTCGGACGGCTGGGTGAACGTCGCCGGGCCCGGCGGCCGGCTGCTGCGGAACTTCTGCAAGGCGATCGGCCTGCCCGAGCTGCCCGCGGACCCGCGCTTCGACTCACCCGCGAAGCGTTTCGCGCACCGCGGCGAGCTGAACGAGATCGTGGCCGCGCGCCTGCGCACGCGCAGCACCGCGGAGTGGATCGAGGCCTTGAACCAGGTCGGCGTGCCGTGCGGGCCCGTCTACCGCATGGACCAGGTGTTCGCCGACCCGCAGGTGACTCACCTGCGCATGAAGAGCGAGGTCGCGCATCCCGCGCTCGGCACGCTCGCGCTGGTGCGCAACGCGGCGACCATGAACGACGCGGCGCCCAGCGTGCGCACCCCCACGCCCGAGGCCGGTCAGCACACCGACGAGGTGCTGCGCGAGCTGGGGCTCGCGCCGGCCGAGATCCAGGAGCTGCGCCGGAAGGGGATCGTATGA
- a CDS encoding enoyl-CoA hydratase: MRRIETGTDKLLADVEDGVARVTFNQPTKRNALSLEMRAALPKLLQSLQDDPEVRVVVLTGAGTEAFISGADISEFGQQRTSPESRAEYDRQGADSGRAWLALEKPVIAMIRGFCMGGGLLTALQADIRIASDDARFGIPAGRLGLGYGFGGVDALAQVVGAAWAAEILFSARRLTAPEALQAGLVSRVVPGERLEAEVGELARAIRDNAPLTVAALKAALREWRREPARRDLARVAARVEACFRSNDYREGQRAFAEKRRPKFTGT; this comes from the coding sequence ATGAGGAGGATCGAGACCGGGACCGACAAGCTGCTCGCCGACGTCGAGGACGGCGTCGCGCGAGTCACCTTCAACCAGCCCACCAAGCGCAACGCGCTGTCGCTCGAAATGCGCGCTGCCCTGCCGAAGCTCTTGCAGTCACTCCAGGACGACCCGGAGGTGCGCGTGGTGGTGCTGACCGGCGCCGGCACGGAGGCCTTCATCTCCGGCGCCGACATCTCGGAGTTCGGCCAGCAGCGGACCAGCCCCGAGTCACGCGCCGAGTACGACCGCCAGGGCGCGGACTCCGGGCGCGCCTGGCTCGCGCTCGAGAAGCCGGTGATCGCGATGATCCGCGGCTTCTGCATGGGCGGCGGCCTGCTCACCGCGCTGCAGGCCGACATCCGCATCGCCTCGGACGACGCGCGCTTCGGCATCCCCGCGGGCCGCCTGGGCCTGGGCTACGGCTTCGGCGGCGTGGACGCGCTCGCCCAGGTGGTCGGCGCGGCCTGGGCCGCAGAGATCCTGTTCTCCGCCCGGCGACTCACCGCCCCCGAAGCGCTGCAGGCGGGCCTCGTGAGCCGCGTGGTGCCGGGCGAGAGACTCGAAGCCGAGGTCGGCGAGCTGGCCCGGGCGATCCGCGACAACGCGCCGCTCACGGTGGCCGCGCTCAAGGCCGCCCTGCGCGAGTGGCGCCGCGAGCCGGCCAGGCGCGACCTCGCGCGCGTGGCGGCGCGAGTCGAGGCCTGCTTCCGCTCGAACGACTATCGCGAGGGCCAGCGCGCGTTCGCGGAGAAGCGCCGCCCGAAGTTCACGGGTACGTGA